The segment GCCGCGGCGGGTGTCAGCGTCGAGCGGTGGCTCGCGCAGTGGGCAGAGGACGTGACGCTGCTGGGGCGGCTACCGACGCTGGCCCAGGTCGCCGATGCGGCGGTCTTCCTGGCATCGGACCGCGCGGCAGCCATCACCGGAGCGGTGGTCGACCTGACCTCCGGCAACGCGGTGCGCAACGCGGCCTCGGCACTGGTCGGCGTCCTCGACTAGGACCTGTCCGGCCGTGCAGGGGCGCGGCTCCCCGGATCCCGTGCTCGTGGTCGCCGGGTCGGCGATGAGTTCGGGCACGTCGTGGCGTCCGATCCGCATGGCCGAGACCTCACAGACCTTTCGCACCACCCTGCTGGCATCGGGGGGCAACAACGTCGGCATCGTCGTGCCCGAGGACGTCGTGACGGCGTTCGGGCGCGGCAAGCGCGTACCGGTCGTCGTCACGATCGATGGCGACCACCGGTACCGCAACACGATCGCCTCGATGGGTGGGCGGTTCCTGATCTCGTTCAACGCCGAGACCCGCCGTGCCACCGGCCGTGGCGCGGGTGACGAGGTGGAGGTGCGCCTCGACGTCGACGACGCGCCGAGGGTCGTCGAGGTGCCCGACGAC is part of the Euzebyales bacterium genome and harbors:
- a CDS encoding YdeI/OmpD-associated family protein, which gives rise to MQGRGSPDPVLVVAGSAMSSGTSWRPIRMAETSQTFRTTLLASGGNNVGIVVPEDVVTAFGRGKRVPVVVTIDGDHRYRNTIASMGGRFLISFNAETRRATGRGAGDEVEVRLDVDDAPRVVEVPDDLAAELAQDQAARAAWDELSYSRQRAHADSITGAKAETTRARRVAKVLDALRN